The following coding sequences lie in one Candidatus Thermoplasmatota archaeon genomic window:
- a CDS encoding ABC transporter ATP-binding protein, translating into MIPTSDYYDSEIAIETRNLSKSFKDVQAVDSLYMSVKRGEIYGFLGPNGAGKTTTIKMIMGLVRPTRGNIFLNGTRIDDGFNVEHRRKTGYLPEQVAFYRNLTPVQTLNFFCELKDVDKSIVVPLIEEVGLTDAIHRKVGTYSKGMIQLLGIAQAMIGNPSVYIFDEPMGGLDARWVKVTREKIRNLNKQGATVLFSSHILSEVQALCNRVAIIDEGKLLAVDTVPNLSKRLHIMPQLEITVPGLGGRIPEAVFNVPGVETADAEGDKLLVTCDTDARMDVIIALKEAGVEIRDFRTIEPALEDAFVKMISGGGD; encoded by the coding sequence GTGATACCCACGAGCGACTACTACGATTCTGAGATCGCCATCGAGACGCGGAACCTCTCGAAGAGCTTCAAGGACGTCCAGGCAGTTGACAGCCTCTACATGAGCGTGAAGAGGGGAGAGATCTATGGCTTCCTGGGTCCGAACGGGGCAGGGAAGACGACGACGATCAAGATGATCATGGGACTCGTCAGACCCACTCGGGGGAACATCTTTCTCAACGGTACCAGGATCGATGACGGATTCAATGTCGAGCACAGAAGGAAGACGGGTTACCTGCCCGAGCAGGTCGCCTTCTACCGCAACCTGACGCCCGTGCAGACGCTCAACTTCTTCTGCGAACTGAAGGACGTGGACAAGTCCATCGTCGTGCCCCTCATCGAGGAGGTCGGGCTCACTGATGCGATTCACAGGAAGGTGGGGACCTACTCCAAGGGCATGATCCAGCTGCTGGGAATAGCTCAGGCGATGATAGGGAACCCTTCCGTCTACATCTTCGACGAGCCCATGGGGGGGTTGGACGCACGATGGGTGAAGGTCACGAGGGAGAAGATCAGGAACCTGAACAAGCAGGGCGCGACGGTGTTGTTCTCCTCGCACATACTGAGCGAGGTCCAGGCCCTCTGCAACAGGGTCGCGATAATAGACGAGGGCAAGCTCCTAGCCGTGGACACGGTCCCGAATCTGAGCAAGCGCCTCCATATCATGCCTCAGCTAGAAATCACGGTTCCCGGCTTGGGCGGGAGGATCCCGGAAGCCGTGTTCAACGTACCGGGCGTGGAGACCGCTGACGCCGAGGGAGACAAGCTCCTGGTCACGTGCGACACCGATGCCCGCATGGACGTGATAATCGCGCTCAAGGAGGCGGGAGTCGAGATACGCGATTTCAGGACGATAGAGCCAGCGCTCGAGGATGCCTTCGTGAAGATGATCTCGGGCGGAGGTGACTGA